One Scylla paramamosain isolate STU-SP2022 chromosome 6, ASM3559412v1, whole genome shotgun sequence DNA segment encodes these proteins:
- the LOC135101038 gene encoding uncharacterized protein LOC135101038 — MTPAPPRHGIPTCPLVLWPYHHLTFTPAFMFPPSPVPQRPTSIPHALYNYIPILAPILSIDLHLTPTPSTFQPLVLHNLHISTFLSIPSILLHLDTASASNPPGLYALQMLSTCFPHHPQTPPFLIPPRIPNPPPQLLPLHPFIPASSVPHPPQPIYLPSTPLIPTTCSLPSTPSARSGGVPCFHIIRLFTMRTTYLGLSKPYDSFLNADEECLYFVFGRHS, encoded by the coding sequence atgactcctgctcctccccgcCATGGCATTCCTACCTGTCCTCTGGTATTGTGGCCTTATCACCACTTGACCTTCACACCTGCCTTCATGTTTCCCCCATCACCTGTCCCCCAGCGTCCCACATCAATCCCACATGCTCTCTATAACTACATCCCAATTCTTGCTCCTATACTCTCCATAGACCTCCACCTaacacccacaccctccacaTTCCAACCACTTGTTCTCCATAACCTCCACATCTCAACATTTCTCTCTATACCTTCCATACTCCTCCACCTGGACACAGCCTCTGCATCTAACCCACCTGGCCTCTATGCCCTCCAGATGTTATCCACCTGCTTTCCACACCATCCACAGactccacctttcctcatcCCACCACGCATCCCCAACCCTCCACCACAATTActtccccttcaccccttcatccCAGCCTCCAGCGTTCCACACCCTCCTCAGCCCATCTATCTTCCCTCCACGCCCCTCATTCCAACCACCTGCTCCCTCCCGTCCACACCATCAGCCCGCAGTGGTGGAGTACCCTGTTTCCACATCATTAGGCTCTTCACTATGCGCACCACATATCTAGGCCTCTCAAAGCCTTATGACTCCTTTCTGAATGCAGATGAGGAGTGTCTTTACTTCGTCTTTGGCCGACATTCTTAA